The Streptomyces sp. NBC_00440 genome contains a region encoding:
- the ppgK gene encoding polyphosphate--glucose phosphotransferase, producing the protein MQIFGVDIGGSGIKGAPVDLDRGDLAQERHKVLTPHPATPDGVADGVADVVKHFDWSGTVGITFPGVVTDGTVRTAANVDKSWIDVDAATLIGGRIGLPVTVLNDADAAGIAEMTFGAGRDRKGTVILLTFGTGIGSAVFRNGRLVPNTELGHLELHGHDAETRASTKAKEDEDLSWHHWAHRVQKYLEHVEMLFSPELFIIGGGVSRKADKFLPLIEGVRAEIVPAELENNAGIVGAAMAASSR; encoded by the coding sequence ATGCAGATCTTCGGTGTGGATATCGGCGGATCCGGGATCAAGGGCGCTCCCGTTGACCTGGACCGCGGAGACCTGGCGCAGGAGCGCCACAAAGTGCTGACCCCGCATCCGGCCACGCCCGACGGTGTGGCCGACGGGGTCGCCGACGTCGTCAAGCACTTCGACTGGTCGGGCACGGTGGGGATCACTTTCCCCGGCGTGGTCACCGACGGCACGGTCCGTACCGCGGCCAATGTCGACAAGAGCTGGATCGACGTCGACGCCGCCACGCTGATCGGCGGCAGAATCGGTCTCCCGGTGACCGTGCTGAACGACGCCGACGCCGCGGGCATCGCGGAGATGACCTTCGGAGCGGGCCGGGACCGCAAGGGCACGGTCATCCTGCTCACCTTCGGTACGGGTATCGGTTCGGCGGTCTTCCGCAACGGCCGCCTGGTCCCCAACACGGAGCTGGGCCATCTCGAACTGCACGGCCACGACGCCGAGACGCGCGCGTCGACGAAGGCCAAGGAGGACGAGGATCTGAGCTGGCACCACTGGGCGCACCGGGTGCAGAAGTACCTGGAGCACGTCGAGATGCTGTTCTCGCCCGAGCTGTTCATCATCGGGGGCGGCGTGAGCCGCAAGGCCGACAAGTTCCTGCCCCTGATCGAGGGGGTCCGGGCCGAGATCGTGCCGGCCGAACTGGAGAACAACGCGGGCATCGTGGGCGCGGCGATGGCGGCGTCCAGCCGCTGA